From Candidatus Zixiibacteriota bacterium, one genomic window encodes:
- a CDS encoding PAS domain S-box protein: MKTHTKLVFLVSAVAILGGVTLWLNSRQETRQLGLFLDRERSETKRVITGFLELSGERLRAFAYDYSFWDDLVRFVSTGDTTWARNYLDPALSTFGADAVWVLRPDCSLFYLTTNSSLSISSIMPASPKTLRQTFDTSLFCHFYSLTPEGLFEIRGASIQPTVDTLRVTRPNGYFMAGRLWTPALIASLDSQHQGQFSLVTDPDSISRHEHAETDGNRSRIDWVLTDPDGQKVGLLHYGFATDHMFELRSVGDTEMLVLVGFVVTLIVILTIGLRRWVIAPLNLLSESLLTDNPAHLAGIPLSDHDFGRLAQLIAEFFSQRERLHQEATERQRVERALQELNADLEDRVARRTTEWAEANRSLGNEIARGRQMQNELRASEQRLAQVLDSIQTGVLVIDAQTHVIVDVNPAAAAMIGLEVNRIKGSVCHRFICNKDEGQCPVTDLYQNIDHSQRELLTAAGTTVPIIKSVTRITLNGRDHLLEAFVDITDRVKAEEALRRSEEYFWSLIHNISDVIVVLEPTGICRYVSPAVETVLGYSPEDLAGRKLTDLIHPDDLRQITPQGFDGTLSAQTTIQMEFRLKHKGGEWRRVESAQRTVIDPDGRPSLVLNLHDITDVHARMEEVGRFKAALDNAVDAIYLHEIPSMRIIDLNQTAAAILGYTRDELLGQTPEFYDREFTLQREGEQARQLAEQHGHIELERRHVRKDGTEIPVELRVHVHDTSNGPILVVHAHDITAQKAQEELRTRHAQEIIAKNRMLDAAVRQVTIAKEAQERDADQLRLFVKELEEARQMAESSSRAKSQFLANMSHEIRTPMNGIIGLTELTLDTPLTEEQRTNLLMVRESADHLLEIINDVLDISKIEAGRMMLEQIPFRLRETVRQAVETTALIAREKGLELVISVADSAEESLVGDPTRLRQVLVNLISNAIKFTERGIVRVRVEQTTCDEQRAAFEVTVSDTGIGIPAEYQSSIFASFVQADCSTTRRYGGTGLGTTISKQLVELMGGQIWLESPTNSDREIGGPGTTFHFTMTLRRARPVTAANTHGKEQEAVSAARSTGPSRSLNILVAEDTRVNQELIRRLLTKLGHRVTMVANGLDAITESGRQTYDLVLMDVQMPDLDGYEATRVIRRSEQLYENHLPVVAMTAHAMDGDREKCLAAGMDDYIPKPIDSRLLLQILERHCGALTGSPVGAPSPSFSLSSSLFDPADLDQIVAGDGALLEEIISIFLRVAPDMIAQLESAVTTQDAARIEQLAHKLRGSVANFRAQPVMSIAQEIETMGHNRTFDGMAERFQRLRELTTRLSEELAALQKRPVV, translated from the coding sequence TTGAAGACTCATACGAAGCTGGTGTTCCTGGTTTCGGCGGTCGCCATTCTGGGGGGTGTTACGTTATGGCTGAACAGCCGCCAGGAGACGCGCCAGCTCGGGCTGTTTCTCGACCGGGAACGGTCCGAGACCAAACGCGTGATCACCGGTTTTCTGGAGTTGTCGGGAGAGAGGCTTCGGGCTTTTGCCTATGACTACAGTTTCTGGGATGATCTGGTTCGGTTCGTTTCTACCGGCGACACCACCTGGGCCAGGAATTATTTGGATCCCGCGCTGTCCACTTTTGGCGCCGACGCCGTCTGGGTCCTGCGTCCAGACTGCAGCCTTTTTTATCTGACCACGAACTCATCGCTCTCGATCTCCTCCATCATGCCGGCCTCGCCGAAGACTCTTCGGCAGACATTTGACACCTCCCTGTTCTGTCATTTCTACAGCCTCACGCCAGAAGGCCTGTTTGAAATCAGGGGAGCATCGATCCAACCGACCGTCGACACCTTGCGGGTCACGAGGCCGAACGGGTACTTCATGGCGGGACGGCTCTGGACGCCTGCATTGATCGCCTCACTGGATAGCCAACATCAAGGGCAATTCAGCCTGGTCACGGATCCCGATTCCATCAGCCGCCATGAACATGCCGAGACCGATGGAAACAGGTCGAGAATCGACTGGGTATTGACGGATCCGGATGGACAGAAGGTCGGGCTCCTGCACTACGGATTTGCGACCGACCACATGTTTGAGCTCAGGTCGGTCGGCGATACCGAGATGCTGGTACTCGTGGGGTTCGTCGTCACCCTCATCGTGATCCTGACGATCGGGTTACGGCGTTGGGTGATCGCGCCGCTCAACTTGCTCTCGGAGAGTCTGCTGACTGACAATCCTGCGCACCTGGCGGGTATTCCCCTGTCCGATCATGATTTCGGCCGGCTTGCGCAGCTCATTGCCGAGTTCTTCTCCCAGCGCGAGCGATTGCACCAGGAGGCGACTGAGAGGCAACGCGTCGAGCGCGCCCTGCAGGAACTCAACGCCGACCTTGAAGATCGGGTCGCTCGGCGAACCACCGAGTGGGCGGAGGCAAATCGATCACTCGGCAACGAGATCGCCCGGGGTCGGCAGATGCAGAATGAGTTGCGCGCCAGCGAACAGCGCCTCGCGCAGGTGTTGGACTCGATACAAACCGGCGTGCTCGTTATCGATGCCCAGACACATGTGATCGTCGACGTGAACCCCGCGGCAGCGGCGATGATCGGCCTCGAGGTGAACCGGATCAAGGGGTCAGTCTGCCATCGCTTCATCTGCAACAAAGACGAAGGGCAGTGCCCGGTCACAGATTTGTATCAGAACATCGATCATTCGCAACGCGAATTGCTGACTGCCGCCGGTACGACAGTTCCGATTATCAAGAGCGTCACACGGATTACGCTCAATGGCCGTGACCACCTCCTTGAGGCGTTTGTGGACATCACCGATCGGGTCAAAGCCGAGGAAGCGCTCCGCCGCAGCGAGGAGTACTTCTGGTCATTGATTCACAATATCTCCGATGTCATCGTCGTACTGGAACCGACTGGCATCTGCCGGTACGTCAGCCCTGCTGTCGAAACAGTCCTCGGGTACTCGCCGGAAGATCTGGCCGGGCGGAAACTGACCGATCTGATACACCCTGATGATCTGCGACAGATCACGCCTCAAGGCTTCGACGGCACCCTGTCAGCCCAGACAACGATTCAAATGGAGTTCCGTCTAAAACACAAGGGCGGGGAGTGGCGACGAGTCGAGTCGGCCCAACGAACGGTGATTGATCCGGATGGGCGGCCATCATTGGTGCTTAACCTCCACGACATCACTGACGTGCACGCGCGCATGGAAGAAGTTGGGCGGTTCAAGGCCGCGCTCGACAACGCGGTCGATGCCATCTACCTTCACGAAATACCCTCCATGCGTATCATCGACTTGAACCAGACGGCAGCGGCGATCCTGGGCTACACCCGCGACGAGCTTCTCGGGCAGACCCCCGAATTCTACGATCGGGAGTTCACCCTGCAAAGAGAAGGCGAGCAGGCGCGGCAGCTTGCCGAGCAACACGGACACATAGAACTGGAGCGACGACACGTAAGGAAGGACGGCACAGAGATACCGGTCGAACTGCGGGTTCATGTGCATGACACCTCGAACGGACCTATCCTTGTCGTGCATGCCCACGACATCACGGCGCAGAAGGCCCAGGAGGAACTCAGAACTCGCCACGCGCAGGAAATCATAGCCAAAAACCGGATGCTTGATGCGGCCGTGCGACAAGTGACAATCGCCAAAGAGGCGCAGGAACGGGATGCAGATCAGTTGCGCTTGTTCGTCAAGGAACTCGAGGAAGCGCGCCAGATGGCTGAAAGTTCCAGTCGTGCCAAGAGCCAGTTTCTGGCCAATATGAGCCACGAGATCCGCACGCCCATGAACGGCATCATCGGTCTGACCGAATTGACACTGGATACGCCACTGACGGAGGAACAGCGCACTAATCTCCTGATGGTTCGAGAATCGGCCGACCACCTGCTGGAGATCATAAACGACGTGCTGGATATCTCCAAAATCGAGGCTGGGCGAATGATGCTGGAGCAGATCCCCTTCCGTCTTCGCGAGACCGTCCGTCAGGCGGTAGAAACTACGGCCCTTATCGCCCGCGAGAAAGGACTCGAGCTGGTGATTTCAGTGGCGGACAGCGCTGAAGAGAGTCTGGTGGGAGACCCGACCCGGCTGCGTCAGGTACTGGTCAACCTGATAAGCAATGCGATCAAATTCACCGAGCGGGGCATAGTCCGAGTGCGGGTCGAGCAGACCACGTGCGATGAGCAACGAGCCGCGTTCGAAGTTACCGTGTCGGACACCGGCATCGGCATCCCAGCCGAATATCAGAGTTCGATCTTTGCGAGCTTCGTGCAGGCCGATTGTTCCACCACCCGTCGATATGGCGGCACCGGACTCGGGACCACTATCTCAAAACAACTCGTCGAGTTGATGGGGGGACAGATCTGGCTGGAAAGCCCGACCAATAGCGACAGAGAGATCGGAGGACCCGGTACCACCTTCCATTTTACGATGACACTCCGCCGGGCGCGACCGGTGACGGCTGCAAACACTCACGGTAAAGAACAAGAAGCGGTTTCTGCGGCCCGATCTACCGGACCCAGCCGGTCACTGAACATACTCGTGGCAGAGGATACCCGCGTCAACCAGGAACTGATCAGACGTCTGTTGACCAAGTTGGGGCATCGGGTGACCATGGTCGCGAACGGACTGGACGCCATCACCGAGTCAGGGCGGCAAACGTACGACCTTGTTCTCATGGATGTCCAGATGCCCGATCTGGACGGCTACGAAGCGACTCGGGTGATCCGGCGCTCAGAGCAGTTGTACGAGAACCACCTGCCTGTCGTGGCCATGACTGCTCACGCCATGGACGGTGATCGCGAGAAGTGCCTTGCCGCGGGCATGGATGATTATATACCTAAGCCGATCGACAGCCGGCTGCTGCTGCAAATACTCGAACGCCATTGCGGCGCTTTGACTGGCTCGCCGGTCGGCGCACCCTCTCCGTCGTTTTCGCTGTCATCCTCCCTTTTCGACCCGGCCGACCTTGACCAGATCGTGGCCGGCGACGGAGCTCTGCTCGAGGAGATCATTTCCATTTTCCTCCGAGTCGCACCCGACATGATTGCACAACTGGAAAGCGCGGTTACAACACAGGACGCCGCGCGGATCGAACAACTGGCGCACAAACTCCGAGGCTCGGTCGCGAACTTCAGGGCCCAACCGGTCATGAGCATCGCACAGGAGATCGAGACCATGGGGCACAACCGTACATTTGACGGTATGGCCGAGCGGTTTCAGCGCCTGAGAGAATTGACAACCCGATTGAGCGAGGAGCTTGCGGCTCTTCAGAAGAGGCCGGTGGTATGA
- a CDS encoding response regulator: MSSERQSGAGHGGGNPRQRKTILVVDDDPIVIKLIQHLLAEGEYDVIDAGDGETGIRLAVERRPDLIILDVSMPIMDGYETADRLRTSPQLSSVPIVFLTARQPELDEGRAFAHGAAMYLKKPFPPDQLKQLIGRVLSPHTTSSPS; encoded by the coding sequence ATGAGTTCAGAGAGACAAAGCGGGGCAGGGCACGGCGGAGGCAATCCCCGGCAGAGGAAAACGATTCTGGTGGTCGACGATGACCCCATTGTCATCAAGCTCATTCAGCACCTCCTGGCGGAAGGGGAATACGATGTCATCGACGCCGGTGACGGCGAAACAGGCATTCGCCTGGCCGTGGAGCGGCGACCGGACTTGATCATTCTGGACGTCAGCATGCCAATTATGGACGGCTACGAAACAGCCGATCGACTGCGTACGTCACCCCAGCTATCATCCGTCCCGATCGTATTCCTGACCGCCCGCCAGCCTGAGCTTGATGAGGGGCGTGCTTTTGCCCATGGCGCGGCTATGTACCTCAAGAAGCCGTTTCCGCCCGACCAGCTCAAGCAGCTCATCGGCAGGGTGCTGTCCCCCCATACAACTTCATCGCCGTCGTGA
- a CDS encoding carboxypeptidase-like regulatory domain-containing protein: MKPLIGIAAAIVPTLLSGCVFHSRAPHTAILTGRIVDCRTGEPIFGASVLLVGTTIGAMSQSDGSFVVPKIQPGTYDCAFSSVSYEKMQIQRVAIMRGVVSCGDVALLHSDPVGLIASIDTADTVPPLVADLYNRRLFTYEDSLIRRAEGQKLFDEVAAVHLRNLQFLLTGEADSLASNLDSIYADLVEGSRVRYDTARITQFRGLFKSRSYSRLRGVAMANLVDFSTPDYYLVTKYTRWNHLKLGASYALGLLRQGDVIVAFRSKDPELLPFGWIGAYRFIERRWIMVAAALPCRC; this comes from the coding sequence ATGAAACCATTGATCGGAATCGCGGCCGCGATTGTCCCGACGCTCTTGTCAGGGTGTGTCTTCCATTCTCGCGCGCCGCACACTGCCATTCTGACCGGGCGAATCGTCGATTGCCGGACCGGGGAGCCGATCTTCGGAGCCTCCGTACTACTAGTGGGCACCACGATTGGTGCGATGTCGCAAAGTGACGGCTCTTTTGTTGTGCCAAAGATACAACCGGGGACATACGACTGTGCGTTCTCATCTGTAAGTTATGAGAAGATGCAGATCCAGAGAGTCGCTATTATGAGAGGAGTGGTGTCGTGTGGTGACGTCGCCCTTTTACACTCTGACCCAGTCGGCCTCATAGCTTCAATTGACACCGCTGACACCGTTCCACCATTAGTGGCTGACCTGTACAATCGACGACTTTTCACGTATGAGGATTCTCTAATAAGACGCGCTGAGGGACAGAAGCTGTTCGATGAGGTCGCTGCCGTTCACTTGCGGAATCTGCAGTTCCTGTTGACAGGTGAAGCCGATTCCCTGGCGTCCAATCTTGATTCCATCTATGCTGATCTCGTAGAGGGTAGCCGCGTACGATACGACACCGCCAGAATCACCCAATTCAGAGGCCTCTTCAAATCACGATCCTACAGCAGACTCCGTGGAGTAGCAATGGCCAACTTAGTGGATTTCTCTACCCCTGATTACTATCTCGTCACGAAATACACACGCTGGAATCACTTGAAACTGGGCGCAAGCTACGCGTTGGGTCTCTTGCGCCAAGGCGACGTCATCGTGGCCTTTCGTTCAAAAGACCCCGAACTACTCCCTTTCGGATGGATTGGCGCTTACAGGTTCATTGAGCGCAGATGGATCATGGTCGCTGCAGCACTACCCTGCCGCTGTTGA
- a CDS encoding SpoIIE family protein phosphatase produces the protein MAKLIGTDGTRLYSFPLEPGKYLIGRNPTCDFCIPDKTVSRSHAELEMAPSGAEFYLTDLDSHNGTTANGRRISVRTQINPGDILMFGQAEFKITLDDKQASTMSSLPTARLADGNFEQSVFLSLHEAMKPLPKRVADIPELMPTLFEMARTLVLPEPRESMLQRSLGMVAKVIPAERLAVLFVSDNQDEVYTAATLLPEGKDPGSFSLSRTILKDLLGNKTAILIGNPSEDPRFASQQSIIMSALKSAMAVPLFDEARVLGILYVDTTNPMHRYSNEYLHLLATFGNIIASRLVNYTLLQEREERHALDMELRRASSIQKNLLTTSAPAFRGYRIHAFQKQSRSVGGDLYDVTVLPDGRLVFLVADVSGKGMGAALLMSNILAAFRILYGGSGFELGEVVRHVSTQLLRYSAPEDFATLFIGIANPDSDQISFINAGHNPPLLVRRDGTREYLQPSGTMIGAFDFSAWNVETQRLFDGDFVFIFTDGVTEAMKGDQQYSDERMERLVIEARDMEPAELARRLMADIDAFVGDAPRSDDITMLILKRDSRC, from the coding sequence ATGGCAAAACTGATAGGCACCGACGGCACCCGGTTATACTCGTTCCCGCTGGAACCGGGCAAGTATCTGATCGGCCGCAACCCAACCTGTGACTTTTGCATACCGGACAAAACGGTGTCGCGGTCGCATGCCGAGCTGGAAATGGCCCCATCCGGCGCCGAATTCTATCTGACCGATCTGGACAGCCACAACGGCACAACCGCGAACGGGCGTCGAATCAGCGTGCGCACCCAGATTAATCCCGGTGATATCCTTATGTTCGGGCAGGCGGAGTTCAAGATCACGCTGGACGATAAACAGGCATCCACGATGTCGTCCCTGCCGACCGCCCGGCTGGCTGACGGCAATTTCGAACAATCGGTGTTCTTGTCGCTGCATGAGGCCATGAAACCGTTGCCGAAGCGGGTAGCTGATATTCCTGAACTGATGCCGACCCTGTTTGAAATGGCCCGCACGCTGGTGTTGCCGGAGCCGAGAGAATCCATGCTGCAGCGTTCGCTTGGCATGGTGGCCAAAGTGATCCCGGCCGAACGGCTGGCTGTCCTGTTCGTCTCCGACAACCAGGATGAGGTGTATACTGCCGCGACACTCCTGCCGGAGGGGAAAGATCCCGGTTCGTTCAGCCTCTCGCGCACGATCCTGAAAGACCTCCTCGGCAACAAGACAGCTATCCTGATCGGGAATCCGTCGGAGGACCCCCGTTTTGCCTCGCAGCAGTCGATCATCATGTCGGCGCTGAAGTCCGCCATGGCGGTGCCGCTGTTCGATGAGGCCAGGGTGCTGGGGATCCTCTACGTGGATACCACCAACCCGATGCACCGGTACAGTAACGAATATCTGCATCTTTTGGCCACGTTCGGAAACATCATCGCCTCACGCCTGGTCAACTACACGCTATTGCAAGAGCGCGAAGAACGACACGCCCTGGATATGGAACTCCGGCGAGCGTCCTCGATACAGAAAAATCTCCTGACCACAAGCGCTCCCGCGTTCAGGGGATACCGGATCCACGCGTTTCAGAAACAGTCGCGCTCGGTCGGCGGCGATCTCTACGACGTGACGGTGCTGCCGGATGGACGGCTCGTGTTTCTGGTGGCTGATGTCAGCGGCAAAGGAATGGGAGCGGCCCTTCTGATGTCGAATATCCTGGCGGCGTTCCGAATCCTGTATGGCGGGTCAGGATTTGAGTTGGGTGAAGTGGTCAGGCATGTGTCCACCCAGCTCCTGCGTTACAGCGCGCCGGAGGACTTTGCGACCCTGTTCATCGGCATCGCGAATCCCGACTCCGATCAGATCAGTTTCATCAACGCCGGGCATAATCCGCCGCTTCTGGTGCGGCGCGACGGCACCAGGGAATATCTGCAACCCTCCGGCACGATGATCGGGGCTTTCGATTTCAGTGCCTGGAATGTCGAGACTCAACGGTTGTTCGACGGCGACTTCGTGTTTATTTTCACCGATGGTGTTACTGAAGCGATGAAAGGGGATCAGCAGTATTCGGATGAGCGGATGGAGCGGCTGGTGATCGAAGCCAGAGATATGGAACCGGCGGAACTCGCCCGGCGTCTGATGGCGGATATCGATGCGTTCGTGGGTGATGCCCCGCGATCGGACGACATTACCATGCTTATACTCAAGAGGGATAGCCGATGCTAA
- a CDS encoding protein kinase, translated as MLSSGQSLAQFRIVRMLGEGGMGQVYLADDQNLHRQVALKVLSPEFVGDMERLERFQREAKTAAQISHPHVMAIYDLSVAPDPASGRDLSFIVMEYVKGRSLSEYLKGRSGDLAAVARQAEKIASGLAAAHKINVVHRDIKADNILVDEDDQPKILDFGLAKPLDPVSFGEKQGGTQTVSRELTKAGKIMGTVSYMSPEQIRGEAVDTRSDIFSFGVLLYRMATGEFPFAATTEVSTLAKILESRHESPRVKNDAVPPEMERIIDKCLQKDANDRYQDTRDLVVDLRNLRRQYDSGVTDRVSTVTDRPTESRRNFFVSLGWKQIVLIMFVLSLAWAFIMSRSRPDGSGSGSQAIAGENALAILSFDNKTGDATLDWLQTGLPEILLTDLSQDPSVNLISRQRILDNLNEAERKQMGEGSHEAWTEAAKGMGATTVLTGSYYKLGNRIRIDARLEDLATGKILLGEKVVGDDPFGLVDSLTDKIAASLNLRHPVDARSVATYTSSSPEAYRKYLEGMELFSSQLHDQAIAKFNEAIAIDSTFALPYMRIGMASAFQSKMQVGAHYLALAKKFQDKLPPREQTLLDIYADIWLNRKFNDAFAKMEAMVRSYPDDYEARTIYGILINEFQQDTTKAFAQFDSVLATNPGFQMALGYLAEQNARYGHYDVALEHIGRIKKSHPESPLPYRLAADVYRRMLKISEAITEYQTLLSKHPEETDALVNLSFLYIRKRDFRAAEEALESYRTAAANDPYKLEEYWDDKAILVDWSGRFNTALQYQFERLNQARRTGDSMHVVNALNSIANRQEQLGRIDSSLYYYELADSWTVSTQISSYPIQLVAADPKNEPKARPLFKADVSNFRSRIPSDLWPIADALEEIFEAHCAVDTARLIKGLRAIIDVQKERGSSNIRELGYTLIANGQYKEGRELLEQFVSGKHESSSGYYYPMNLYMLGKASEGLGENQDAVKYYTEMLSYWGTPEVELKEIKDARARLAKLTS; from the coding sequence ATGCTAAGTTCGGGCCAGTCTTTGGCGCAATTTCGTATCGTCCGGATGCTGGGCGAGGGGGGGATGGGTCAGGTATATCTGGCCGACGATCAGAATTTGCACCGGCAGGTGGCGCTCAAGGTGCTGTCGCCGGAGTTTGTCGGCGATATGGAGCGATTGGAGCGGTTTCAACGGGAGGCCAAGACCGCCGCACAAATATCCCACCCGCACGTCATGGCGATCTATGACCTGAGCGTGGCGCCCGATCCCGCCAGCGGACGCGACCTCAGTTTCATTGTGATGGAGTATGTCAAGGGACGATCTCTGTCGGAATATCTGAAAGGCAGGTCGGGAGACCTGGCGGCCGTGGCGCGGCAGGCCGAGAAGATAGCATCCGGGCTGGCGGCCGCGCACAAGATCAACGTGGTGCATCGCGATATCAAGGCAGACAATATCCTTGTCGATGAGGACGACCAGCCGAAGATTCTCGATTTTGGTCTGGCCAAGCCGCTTGACCCGGTGTCATTTGGTGAGAAACAGGGGGGCACGCAGACGGTTTCGCGCGAGCTGACGAAAGCCGGAAAGATTATGGGGACCGTCTCCTATATGTCGCCGGAACAGATACGCGGCGAAGCCGTGGACACCCGCAGCGACATCTTCTCATTCGGTGTCCTGCTGTACCGGATGGCCACCGGTGAGTTCCCGTTTGCTGCAACAACTGAGGTGTCTACCCTGGCGAAGATACTCGAGTCGCGGCACGAGTCGCCGCGCGTCAAAAACGACGCGGTGCCGCCTGAGATGGAGCGGATCATCGACAAGTGTCTGCAGAAGGACGCCAATGACCGGTATCAGGACACGCGCGACCTGGTGGTGGATCTTCGCAATCTCAGGCGCCAGTACGACAGCGGTGTGACCGACCGTGTGTCGACAGTGACCGACCGTCCGACCGAATCCAGGCGCAACTTCTTTGTCAGCCTTGGCTGGAAGCAGATCGTGCTGATCATGTTCGTGCTTTCGCTTGCGTGGGCTTTCATCATGTCGCGTTCGAGACCGGACGGTTCTGGCTCCGGCTCGCAAGCGATAGCTGGTGAAAACGCACTGGCCATCCTCAGTTTCGATAACAAAACGGGAGACGCGACTTTGGACTGGCTCCAGACCGGCCTGCCGGAAATTCTGTTGACCGATTTGTCGCAGGACCCATCCGTCAACTTGATCAGCCGACAGCGCATCCTGGACAATTTGAACGAGGCGGAACGAAAGCAGATGGGGGAGGGGTCACACGAAGCCTGGACAGAAGCCGCCAAAGGAATGGGCGCGACAACTGTTCTGACGGGTTCGTATTACAAGCTGGGGAATCGCATTCGAATTGATGCGCGGCTTGAGGACCTTGCAACGGGCAAGATTCTGCTTGGCGAGAAAGTTGTGGGGGATGATCCGTTCGGTCTGGTCGACAGCCTGACCGACAAGATTGCCGCCTCGCTCAATCTTCGCCACCCTGTGGATGCCCGCAGCGTGGCCACTTACACGTCGTCGTCACCGGAAGCATATCGCAAGTATCTCGAGGGGATGGAGCTGTTCAGCTCACAGTTGCATGATCAGGCCATAGCCAAGTTCAACGAAGCGATCGCCATTGACTCCACTTTCGCGCTTCCCTATATGCGGATCGGCATGGCCAGTGCGTTTCAAAGCAAAATGCAGGTAGGAGCACATTACCTGGCGCTGGCCAAGAAGTTCCAGGATAAGCTGCCGCCGCGTGAGCAAACGCTTTTGGATATCTATGCCGATATCTGGCTGAATCGCAAGTTCAACGATGCCTTTGCCAAGATGGAGGCGATGGTGCGCAGCTATCCGGATGACTACGAAGCACGAACGATCTACGGTATCCTGATTAACGAATTTCAGCAGGATACGACCAAAGCCTTTGCACAGTTCGACTCAGTGCTCGCAACCAACCCCGGTTTTCAGATGGCGCTTGGCTACCTAGCCGAGCAGAACGCGCGGTACGGTCACTACGATGTGGCACTGGAACACATTGGCCGAATCAAGAAATCTCATCCCGAGTCACCTCTGCCATATCGGTTGGCCGCGGATGTGTACCGACGCATGCTCAAGATCAGTGAAGCAATCACGGAATACCAGACGTTGCTGAGCAAGCACCCGGAAGAAACCGACGCCCTGGTGAACCTGAGTTTCCTGTATATTCGCAAGCGAGATTTCAGAGCGGCGGAAGAGGCGCTGGAGTCCTACCGGACGGCAGCGGCCAACGACCCGTACAAACTCGAAGAGTACTGGGATGACAAAGCAATTCTGGTCGACTGGTCCGGCCGGTTCAACACGGCGCTTCAATATCAATTCGAGCGACTGAACCAGGCCAGAAGAACCGGCGACAGCATGCATGTCGTCAATGCTCTCAACAGCATCGCGAATCGCCAGGAGCAGCTCGGACGGATTGACAGCAGCCTGTATTACTACGAACTGGCTGACTCGTGGACAGTGAGCACTCAGATTTCCTCCTACCCCATCCAGTTGGTGGCGGCCGATCCTAAGAACGAACCGAAAGCTCGCCCGCTATTCAAGGCCGATGTCTCCAATTTTCGTTCCCGCATCCCATCGGATCTGTGGCCGATAGCCGATGCCCTTGAGGAAATTTTTGAAGCCCATTGCGCGGTGGATACCGCCCGTCTGATCAAGGGGCTGCGCGCCATTATCGATGTCCAGAAAGAGCGAGGCTCCAGCAATATTCGAGAACTGGGCTATACGTTGATCGCCAACGGCCAGTACAAAGAAGGCAGGGAATTGCTGGAGCAGTTCGTGTCTGGCAAGCATGAATCGTCATCAGGCTATTACTATCCTATGAACTTGTACATGCTGGGGAAAGCCAGTGAAGGGCTCGGCGAAAACCAGGACGCCGTCAAATATTATACCGAGATGCTTTCATACTGGGGGACGCCCGAGGTCGAACTCAAAGAAATCAAGGATGCCCGCGCGCGGCTGGCCAAACTGACGAGTTGA
- a CDS encoding DedA family protein, which produces MEFLTGLFDLFLHLDKHLAEIITDYGVWTYAILFLVIYMETGFVVTPFLPGDSLLFAAGSFAAIGSFNPIFLYVLLCCASIAGDSTNYWIGHFIGPKVLAKENSRILKKKYLDRTHKFYEKYGGKTVIIARFVPIVRTFAPFLAGVGAMNYPRFIVFCVIGALLWVGGFVWAGYFFGNLPFVKDNFSIVIVAIILISVLPGVVEYFRHRKRSL; this is translated from the coding sequence ATGGAATTCCTGACCGGCTTGTTCGACCTCTTTCTGCATCTGGATAAACATCTGGCTGAGATCATAACGGACTATGGCGTCTGGACATACGCCATCCTGTTTCTGGTGATCTACATGGAGACCGGGTTCGTAGTGACGCCATTTCTTCCGGGAGATTCGCTGCTGTTCGCGGCCGGATCGTTTGCCGCCATCGGATCGTTCAATCCGATTTTTCTCTATGTCCTGCTCTGTTGTGCTTCTATCGCCGGTGATTCCACCAACTATTGGATTGGGCACTTTATTGGGCCGAAAGTGCTGGCCAAGGAGAACAGTCGGATTCTGAAGAAGAAGTATCTTGATCGGACGCACAAATTCTATGAGAAGTATGGAGGCAAGACGGTGATTATCGCCAGGTTCGTGCCGATTGTCCGTACGTTCGCGCCGTTTCTGGCCGGCGTGGGGGCCATGAACTATCCGCGGTTTATTGTCTTCTGCGTGATTGGAGCGCTTCTCTGGGTGGGGGGCTTTGTCTGGGCCGGATATTTCTTCGGAAACCTTCCGTTCGTGAAGGACAATTTTTCGATCGTCATCGTGGCCATCATTCTGATATCAGTGCTGCCGGGGGTGGTGGAGTATTTCCGCCACAGGAAAAGGAGTTTATAG